One Thalassotalea sediminis DNA segment encodes these proteins:
- a CDS encoding TonB-dependent receptor codes for MKNGKPFKLSYLTSLLMLNLGVSGITWADANQAEEDKADNDTEVITVTGIRGSLINSVGIKQDSSNVVDAISAEDIGKFPDQNVAESLQRITGVSIDRSGGEGQLITVRGMGPEFNSVLLNGRTLATTSGGRAFSFDILASELINGAEVYKTQNASLQEGAIGATVDISTVKPMDFPGFKAVGSIKGMYDDMTSKVSPQFSGLISNTFDDDKFGVLASFSHYKRESRYDQANTAYYYKTENQLDGQDYGEVYFPQNYDQIAQTETRERNSGTLVLQYKPTKNVTVTADALYSDFNVQYRQDVFPMWFETGNVRNPVLDESNTLVKADFVNSFIETLVRQSDADNKLKAFGLNLDWQINDNWGLTADINTSKAEHDPGKGWSDVVAGRPGEYTYDRTSGDLVPTMTFENFKDGDVLTAGWASLQGTRVEDEVLEAKIDNDYFLEMGPLVKVGFGVHYSDRTLGSTYAETENPLPWIYADNSSRIPLPADMLWTYNADGFLSGGSGNPTEFWPTLNSDDLFAFLGTEDAISQLDDPEVAREIFARAGFGIVDDPTAYEVNEELMSLYTDFYFEGEMNDMPWSLVAGVRYVKTDSTSKGNQVALLDLIESNEKPGEVRAITSDDYVAVEVGHSYSNVLPSLNGKLEITDEIIARLAWSKSLTRPELAEMSPLSSYGDGPTDQLFGSGSNPKLNPFESTNIDYSLEWYYQEGSYAAIAGFTKDVDGYLGYGETEETVTVPSGSYTYKMSRPINEDSTKIDGYEIAVQHMFTSLPAPFDGLGVIANMTFVDSESTADKGGEKLPLIGLSDSQNLILFYEKDNIQFRIAYNNRDRFMQSKPQSWRDGHYVDDYKQVDISGSYDLTENLTVFFEGINVTNELYIKNAEYANQTLTVTETGPRYSLGIRGKF; via the coding sequence ATGAAAAACGGCAAGCCATTCAAGCTCAGCTATTTAACATCTCTACTCATGTTAAACCTTGGGGTATCAGGTATTACATGGGCAGATGCAAATCAAGCGGAAGAAGATAAGGCAGATAATGACACTGAAGTAATTACTGTTACAGGTATTCGCGGCAGCTTAATAAATTCCGTAGGAATTAAACAAGACTCGAGCAATGTAGTTGATGCAATATCTGCAGAAGACATTGGTAAGTTTCCAGACCAAAACGTCGCTGAATCTCTACAGCGTATTACAGGTGTATCAATAGATCGCAGTGGTGGTGAAGGTCAATTGATTACGGTTCGTGGTATGGGACCGGAGTTTAACTCGGTATTACTGAATGGTAGAACATTAGCAACAACCAGTGGTGGTCGTGCGTTTAGTTTTGATATTCTTGCGTCTGAGCTTATTAATGGTGCAGAAGTATACAAAACGCAAAACGCATCTCTACAAGAAGGTGCAATTGGCGCTACTGTTGATATAAGCACGGTTAAGCCAATGGATTTCCCTGGATTTAAGGCTGTTGGTAGCATCAAAGGGATGTATGACGACATGACAAGTAAGGTAAGCCCTCAGTTTTCTGGGCTTATCAGCAACACCTTTGATGATGACAAATTTGGTGTGTTAGCCTCTTTTTCTCATTATAAACGTGAAAGTCGTTATGATCAGGCAAATACTGCTTATTATTACAAAACCGAAAATCAATTAGACGGCCAAGATTATGGCGAAGTTTATTTTCCTCAAAACTATGATCAAATTGCGCAAACGGAAACACGTGAACGTAATAGTGGCACGTTAGTCCTTCAATACAAGCCGACAAAAAATGTTACGGTAACAGCCGATGCATTATATTCAGATTTCAACGTGCAGTATCGCCAAGATGTATTTCCAATGTGGTTTGAAACTGGAAATGTAAGAAACCCTGTGCTTGATGAAAGCAATACTTTAGTAAAAGCAGATTTTGTTAATAGTTTTATCGAAACCTTAGTACGTCAATCTGATGCAGATAACAAACTAAAAGCCTTTGGTTTAAACCTTGATTGGCAAATAAATGATAACTGGGGATTAACTGCTGATATTAATACGTCAAAGGCGGAACATGATCCGGGTAAAGGGTGGTCTGATGTTGTTGCTGGTCGCCCAGGTGAATATACGTACGACAGAACATCGGGTGATCTCGTACCAACAATGACGTTTGAAAATTTCAAAGATGGTGATGTGCTTACTGCGGGCTGGGCTTCTTTACAAGGAACGCGTGTCGAAGATGAAGTGTTAGAAGCTAAAATAGATAACGATTACTTCTTGGAAATGGGACCATTAGTTAAAGTTGGTTTTGGTGTACATTACTCAGACCGCACGCTTGGCTCTACATATGCCGAAACAGAAAACCCACTACCGTGGATATATGCTGATAATAGTTCCCGTATTCCTTTACCTGCAGATATGCTTTGGACATATAATGCTGATGGTTTTCTATCAGGTGGTTCAGGTAACCCGACAGAATTTTGGCCGACATTGAATTCAGATGATCTTTTTGCCTTTTTAGGTACTGAAGACGCAATTTCTCAATTAGATGACCCTGAAGTGGCACGTGAGATATTTGCGCGAGCAGGCTTTGGTATTGTAGATGATCCAACAGCTTACGAAGTGAATGAAGAGTTAATGTCTTTGTACACTGACTTTTACTTTGAAGGCGAAATGAATGACATGCCTTGGTCGCTAGTTGCAGGTGTACGCTATGTAAAAACTGACAGTACTTCAAAAGGTAATCAAGTTGCATTACTCGATTTGATTGAGTCTAACGAAAAGCCAGGAGAAGTGCGTGCGATTACCTCTGATGATTATGTTGCTGTTGAAGTAGGGCATAGTTATAGCAATGTATTGCCGAGTTTAAATGGTAAATTGGAAATAACGGATGAAATCATTGCCCGTTTAGCATGGTCAAAAAGCTTAACACGTCCGGAATTAGCTGAGATGTCTCCACTTTCTAGCTATGGTGATGGACCAACAGACCAATTATTTGGTTCTGGAAGCAACCCTAAACTTAATCCTTTTGAATCTACAAACATTGATTACTCACTAGAGTGGTATTACCAAGAAGGTAGCTATGCTGCAATAGCAGGTTTCACTAAAGATGTAGATGGTTACTTAGGTTATGGTGAAACAGAAGAAACAGTCACTGTACCTAGCGGTAGCTATACTTACAAAATGTCTCGCCCTATTAACGAAGATAGTACCAAAATTGACGGTTATGAAATTGCGGTACAACACATGTTTACCAGTCTTCCAGCACCATTTGATGGTTTAGGTGTGATTGCTAACATGACCTTTGTTGATAGTGAATCAACAGCAGATAAAGGTGGAGAAAAGCTACCATTAATTGGTTTAAGTGATTCACAAAACCTTATTTTATTCTACGAAAAAGACAATATTCAATTCCGTATTGCCTATAACAACCGAGATCGTTTTATGCAGTCTAAACCGCAATCATGGCGTGATGGTCATTACGTAGACGATTATAAGCAAGTGGATATTAGCGGTAGTTATGACTTGACTGAAAACCTAACCGTTTTCTTTGAAGGTATTAACGTGACTAATGAGTTGTATATCAAGAATGCGGAATACGCCAATCAAACGTTAACAGTAACAGAAACTGGCCCTCGATATTCTTTGGGTATTCGTGGCAAGTTTTAG
- the ygjK gene encoding alpha-glucosidase — MKKSLFICCLLLFLIGVGHTKQRTDYQNLINRVGTPMAHQDFDQYGNQQYNPFFDAGSWHGYLLPEKKTELGGFNGPMIIAEEYGVFIAKQLEKLTLTNKRTGQIFNWASFEHTQQAYPGKLIQQYENDQLIVRLMLQFVGNRTALIATTLTSKSTKPLALGLTWSGNLLSKWTPEQKISTQFPDWQRKLSASPDGINIDFGRLRSTWNMMFSGRSRYAISRSIRSVTSIEQQSHAYRSDASLTLAANKSQTLYTTHSYYHNEQEVIEGEALIKDILASPVTYLAASEKRWQQYLAPIKSIVDTKKQRVAAKSIVTLIGNWRSAAGELQHDGVTPSVTARWFNGVWAWDTWKHAYAMAHFAPEVAKNNIRAMFDYQIKASDQLRPQDTGMVIDAVFFNKDSARGGDGGNWNERNTKPALAAWAVWEVYQATNDVNFVDEMFEPLLAYHHWWYRNRDHNKNGLVEYGATRHRFHNDVNGNISFKMRTNQQAKYLKHCQQSNDEWLTCRGLALYEQVLAAGDYVELDIGAQHGAGWESGMDNAARFGFINQQQLAKYAKNHYQGDIQRAKQDWQVRFFENRESTGELLGFSIDQESVELNAYLVKEKKILAKMAKLLNRNKTYDTLSKDVDVLTQLINDCFFDENTGFYYDLKISSKALKPMQCEGKLLTERGMGPEGWSPLWAGVAQQHQAEKVVSNMMSEKHFNAVIPLPTAAFTNPAYDQDIYWRGRVWLDQFYFGIKALANYGYNQHAKALTMKLFNNAQGLVLNDPIRENYNPETGAMQGATNFSWSAAHLYMLSVEENK; from the coding sequence ATGAAAAAGTCTTTGTTTATCTGTTGTTTACTGCTTTTTCTTATTGGCGTAGGGCATACAAAACAGCGCACTGATTATCAGAATTTGATCAATAGGGTTGGTACACCTATGGCACATCAAGATTTCGATCAATATGGCAATCAACAATATAATCCATTCTTTGACGCCGGTAGTTGGCATGGGTATTTACTACCAGAAAAGAAAACAGAACTTGGTGGCTTTAATGGTCCTATGATTATTGCCGAAGAGTATGGCGTATTTATCGCAAAGCAACTTGAAAAGCTAACGTTAACAAACAAGCGTACCGGTCAAATATTTAATTGGGCTTCGTTTGAACACACGCAACAAGCATACCCCGGTAAACTGATTCAACAGTATGAAAATGACCAATTAATTGTACGACTGATGCTACAATTTGTTGGTAATCGTACGGCACTTATCGCTACAACGTTGACAAGTAAATCGACCAAACCTTTAGCGCTTGGGTTGACTTGGTCTGGAAATCTATTGTCAAAGTGGACGCCAGAACAAAAAATTTCAACGCAGTTTCCTGATTGGCAAAGAAAGTTATCAGCCTCACCTGATGGAATTAACATTGATTTTGGTCGATTACGCAGTACTTGGAATATGATGTTTTCTGGTCGTTCTCGTTATGCTATTTCACGTTCGATAAGGTCTGTGACATCAATTGAACAACAATCACATGCTTACAGGAGTGATGCATCATTAACGCTTGCCGCCAATAAAAGTCAAACCTTATACACAACGCATAGTTATTATCACAATGAACAAGAGGTTATAGAAGGTGAGGCCTTAATTAAGGATATATTGGCGTCGCCAGTGACGTATTTAGCCGCATCGGAAAAACGCTGGCAACAATACTTAGCGCCAATTAAAAGCATAGTAGACACAAAGAAACAGCGAGTAGCGGCTAAATCAATTGTTACATTAATTGGTAACTGGCGCAGCGCTGCAGGTGAATTACAGCATGATGGTGTAACGCCATCAGTAACTGCTCGTTGGTTTAATGGTGTTTGGGCATGGGATACATGGAAACACGCTTATGCAATGGCTCACTTTGCGCCAGAAGTCGCAAAAAACAATATTCGCGCCATGTTTGATTATCAAATAAAAGCTAGCGATCAGCTTCGACCACAGGACACAGGTATGGTAATTGACGCTGTGTTTTTTAACAAAGACAGTGCTCGTGGGGGAGACGGTGGCAACTGGAATGAACGTAATACTAAGCCCGCACTTGCCGCATGGGCTGTCTGGGAAGTTTATCAAGCAACGAATGATGTAAATTTTGTCGATGAGATGTTTGAGCCGTTACTTGCCTATCATCATTGGTGGTATCGAAATCGAGATCACAACAAAAATGGTTTAGTTGAATATGGCGCGACACGCCACCGTTTTCATAATGATGTTAATGGTAATATCAGTTTTAAAATGCGCACCAATCAACAGGCAAAGTATTTAAAACACTGCCAACAAAGTAACGATGAGTGGTTAACGTGTCGAGGTTTAGCGTTATACGAGCAAGTGCTAGCCGCGGGAGATTATGTCGAGTTAGACATCGGTGCTCAACATGGTGCTGGTTGGGAATCTGGTATGGATAACGCGGCGCGCTTTGGCTTTATTAACCAACAACAGCTCGCTAAATATGCAAAAAATCATTATCAAGGAGACATTCAGCGTGCTAAACAAGATTGGCAAGTGAGGTTTTTTGAAAATCGTGAAAGTACAGGTGAATTATTAGGGTTTTCAATTGATCAAGAGTCTGTGGAGTTAAACGCTTATCTAGTAAAAGAGAAGAAAATACTGGCCAAAATGGCGAAGTTGCTTAACCGGAATAAAACCTACGATACCTTAAGTAAAGACGTTGATGTGTTAACGCAATTGATAAATGATTGCTTTTTTGATGAAAACACTGGCTTTTATTACGATCTGAAAATAAGCTCAAAAGCCTTAAAACCAATGCAATGTGAGGGAAAATTACTCACTGAAAGAGGCATGGGACCTGAAGGATGGAGCCCTCTTTGGGCTGGCGTTGCTCAACAGCATCAAGCTGAAAAAGTGGTCAGTAATATGATGTCTGAAAAGCACTTCAACGCTGTTATTCCTTTGCCAACTGCAGCGTTTACCAATCCTGCTTATGATCAAGATATATACTGGCGAGGCCGTGTTTGGTTAGATCAATTCTATTTTGGTATAAAAGCGTTAGCCAATTATGGTTACAATCAACACGCTAAAGCGCTTACAATGAAGCTTTTTAATAATGCACAAGGGTTAGTGTTAAACGACCCAATTAGAGAGAACTATAATCCAGAAACAGGAGCAATGCAGGGCGCGACTAACTTTAGTTGGAGTGCCGCTCATTTATACATGCTATCTGTGGAAGAAAATAAATAA
- a CDS encoding saccharopine dehydrogenase yields the protein MSQTHLWLRAETKPHEQRTALTPSGAKSLIDTGFKVSVEQGPQNIFHIEQYQAVGCDIVPQGSWPQAPKEAFILGLKELPEDRFPLIHKHIYFAHAYKAQAGAAQILSRFTQGKGELYDLEFLLDENNRRIAAFGYWAGFAGAALGVWAWANKALGKQVMAPISSFPDQSKLIETVSLLLSQCASKPKVMVIGAKGRSGSGAIGLAKALQLETIEWDMAETAVGGPFTQVNDADVLVNCVLVNQDLPPFVTFDSLDTASRKLSVITDVSCDPYGDYNPIRIYERCTTFNEPTIEVLSGSNSLHLIAIDHLPSLLPKESSEDYGQQLVPYLATLNDLRLPVWDKALEFFHQNTTHL from the coding sequence ATGAGTCAGACACATCTCTGGTTACGTGCCGAAACTAAACCTCATGAACAGCGCACTGCCCTTACGCCTAGCGGTGCAAAATCGCTTATTGATACCGGTTTTAAGGTGTCAGTTGAACAAGGGCCACAAAATATTTTTCATATAGAACAGTATCAAGCGGTTGGCTGCGATATTGTTCCACAAGGCAGTTGGCCACAAGCGCCCAAAGAAGCCTTCATTCTGGGATTAAAAGAGCTGCCAGAAGATCGTTTTCCTTTGATTCATAAACATATTTATTTTGCTCACGCGTACAAAGCACAAGCTGGGGCTGCGCAAATATTATCTCGCTTTACCCAAGGTAAAGGGGAACTTTACGATTTAGAGTTCTTGCTTGATGAAAATAATCGCCGTATTGCGGCATTTGGATATTGGGCTGGATTTGCAGGCGCAGCACTTGGTGTGTGGGCTTGGGCAAATAAAGCACTTGGCAAGCAAGTAATGGCGCCAATAAGTTCTTTTCCTGATCAAAGTAAGTTAATCGAAACCGTTTCGTTATTGCTCTCTCAATGTGCGAGTAAACCAAAGGTCATGGTGATAGGGGCGAAAGGCAGAAGTGGTTCAGGCGCTATTGGCTTAGCTAAGGCATTACAATTAGAAACGATTGAATGGGACATGGCGGAAACAGCTGTAGGTGGTCCATTTACACAGGTAAACGATGCTGATGTGCTGGTTAATTGTGTATTAGTAAACCAAGATTTACCGCCTTTTGTCACCTTTGATTCATTAGATACCGCGTCTCGTAAACTTAGTGTTATCACGGATGTCAGCTGTGATCCATATGGCGATTATAACCCGATACGAATATATGAACGTTGTACTACCTTTAACGAACCAACGATCGAAGTATTGTCAGGCAGTAACAGCTTGCATCTTATTGCAATTGACCACTTACCGTCATTATTACCAAAAGAGAGTAGTGAAGACTACGGTCAACAGCTTGTTCCTTACTTAGCAACTTTAAATGATTTGCGCTTACCCGTGTGGGATAAAGCGCTCGAATTCTTTCATCAAAACACGACACATCTATAA
- a CDS encoding tryptophan halogenase family protein, whose translation MIKSIVVLGGGSAGWLTACLIAVKHINRHSPFTVTLIESPNIPTIGVGEGTWPTMVNTLQQIGISELTFMQRCDASFKQASKFVDWVDMQPGDAYYHPFTPPQDFETLSLVDAWQKQSNKQKFADVVSLQAKLCQQNRAPKQLKLGDYKTIENYGYHLDAGKFSQLLTEHGTEKLGIKHILDDVVSVNSHGNGDIASLITKQHGEINGDLFIDCSGQAAALIGDHYKIPFISKKDTLFIDKAIAVQVPYASADSDVASATISTAQTAGWIWDIGLPTRRGVGHVYSSKYISHQRATEQLKTYLAKTVDNVEQLSFRTLDINPGYRACFWHKNCVAVGMAAGFLEPLEASALVMVELAAKTIALQMPASREAMDVVARQYNKNMLFRWQRIIDFLKLHYVLSKREDSEFWHDNRDPKTVPDSLKELLTMWQYQAPENNGFLSPYDLFPAASYQYILYGMGFVTQENMLGNQDQLAKQANDAFQRVQTRRRKMPPLLPTNREILNEIRQLNREINIDVNKSDIDKQWQYLRLDHLEDICHQYPIFFKKQDSAFVPIYLTHLSEHQNSDEKHDNHSQTHDDVDLKQAFTPLDDNELFEPVKLDITLNDETVIKMKGLYVLQQNKWQRITSSQYFSPDITAQLALIQSSLQHVPKLIAQENQQRDN comes from the coding sequence ATGATTAAATCAATTGTTGTACTTGGTGGTGGTAGTGCGGGGTGGTTGACAGCATGCCTGATCGCGGTAAAACACATCAATCGTCATTCCCCTTTTACTGTCACACTTATTGAATCACCCAATATCCCAACGATTGGCGTAGGTGAAGGTACTTGGCCAACTATGGTGAATACTTTACAACAAATTGGCATCAGTGAACTTACCTTTATGCAGCGTTGCGATGCCTCATTTAAACAAGCATCCAAGTTTGTTGATTGGGTAGACATGCAACCCGGTGACGCCTATTACCACCCTTTTACGCCACCGCAAGACTTTGAAACACTAAGTTTAGTCGACGCTTGGCAAAAGCAATCTAATAAGCAAAAATTTGCCGACGTAGTTAGTCTGCAAGCTAAGCTTTGCCAGCAAAATCGTGCGCCCAAACAACTTAAACTTGGTGACTACAAAACAATAGAGAACTATGGATACCACCTTGATGCGGGCAAGTTCTCTCAATTACTCACTGAACATGGCACCGAAAAATTAGGCATTAAACATATTCTTGACGACGTTGTATCGGTTAACAGCCACGGCAATGGCGACATCGCCTCGCTAATAACTAAACAGCATGGCGAAATTAATGGCGATCTCTTCATTGATTGCTCTGGGCAAGCTGCGGCATTAATTGGTGATCACTATAAAATCCCATTTATCAGTAAAAAAGATACCTTATTTATCGATAAAGCAATTGCCGTACAAGTCCCCTACGCGTCAGCTGATTCAGATGTTGCTTCAGCGACAATATCAACCGCACAAACAGCTGGTTGGATTTGGGATATTGGCCTACCAACAAGACGTGGTGTTGGTCATGTATATAGCAGTAAATATATTTCACATCAGCGGGCTACTGAACAGTTAAAAACCTATTTAGCAAAAACGGTAGATAATGTAGAACAGTTGTCGTTTAGAACGTTAGACATTAACCCAGGTTATCGGGCATGTTTTTGGCACAAAAATTGTGTCGCAGTTGGCATGGCCGCAGGTTTTCTAGAGCCACTGGAAGCGTCTGCATTAGTTATGGTGGAGCTGGCGGCAAAAACTATTGCATTACAAATGCCTGCCAGCCGTGAAGCTATGGATGTAGTTGCTCGCCAATATAACAAGAATATGCTCTTTCGCTGGCAACGTATAATCGACTTTTTAAAGTTACATTACGTATTAAGCAAACGAGAAGATAGTGAATTTTGGCATGATAACCGTGACCCAAAAACAGTCCCAGATTCATTAAAAGAGTTGCTAACAATGTGGCAATACCAAGCTCCTGAAAATAATGGCTTTCTGAGCCCTTATGATCTTTTTCCAGCGGCAAGTTATCAATATATCCTTTATGGTATGGGCTTTGTCACTCAAGAAAATATGTTAGGCAATCAAGATCAATTAGCTAAACAAGCAAACGACGCTTTTCAACGAGTACAAACTCGACGACGTAAAATGCCGCCCCTACTACCAACTAATCGCGAAATACTTAACGAAATAAGACAATTAAACCGTGAAATAAACATAGATGTAAATAAAAGCGATATTGATAAACAATGGCAATACTTAAGATTGGATCATTTAGAAGATATTTGCCATCAGTATCCGATATTCTTCAAGAAACAAGACTCAGCATTTGTACCAATTTATTTAACGCATTTAAGTGAACATCAAAATTCAGACGAAAAGCATGATAATCATAGTCAAACACATGATGATGTTGACTTAAAGCAAGCGTTCACGCCATTAGATGATAACGAGCTCTTTGAACCAGTAAAGCTAGACATCACCTTAAACGATGAAACCGTCATAAAGATGAAAGGACTATATGTTTTGCAGCAAAATAAATGGCAGCGAATAACATCATCACAATACTTTTCTCCGGATATAACCGCACAGCTGGCACTGATTCAGTCGTCTTTGCAGCATGTGCCAAAACTAATCGCACAAGAAAATCAGCAACGAGATAATTAA
- a CDS encoding saccharopine dehydrogenase C-terminal domain-containing protein, producing the protein MNATIHWLGVGLSATPGIKYLANSSHNLLVWNRRIDKAQDMLNDADIECQLMQLDWSVLANKVKPGDVLVSMLPANMHVEVANLCLEKGAHFVSSSYISPEMKALDAKAKAKELTFINEIGLDPGIDHLFAHLLVNRFKASEACNPNTKLYFRSYCGGFPKTPNDFKYKFSWSPLGVLKALTSPAKWLENGVENTSKGPWEALKDIHISAVNETFQAYPNRDSVPFVEQYEFEPTWQIEEFVRGTLRLNGWSQAWQYLFDQVGDLQGEDGLAKMEAISQDLEEKYSYAEGEPDRVVMSVELEAKQEDNTVWHQRYYMDAAGNNEGQAMARLVSITVAIGIEAVINGDIPAGVHAAPSQPEIAQKWLDKLSELGQSAHIEQLV; encoded by the coding sequence ATGAACGCAACTATTCATTGGCTTGGCGTTGGGCTATCTGCCACGCCAGGTATCAAATACTTAGCTAACTCATCACATAACCTTTTAGTTTGGAACCGCCGAATTGATAAAGCGCAAGATATGTTAAATGACGCAGATATTGAATGTCAGTTGATGCAACTCGATTGGTCAGTACTAGCAAACAAGGTAAAACCTGGTGACGTGCTAGTATCGATGTTACCCGCAAATATGCATGTTGAAGTAGCGAACTTATGCCTTGAAAAAGGCGCACATTTTGTATCAAGCAGTTATATTTCACCTGAAATGAAAGCATTGGATGCTAAGGCTAAAGCGAAAGAATTAACCTTTATTAACGAAATTGGTTTAGATCCTGGTATCGACCACTTATTTGCGCATTTATTGGTGAATCGATTTAAAGCGAGCGAAGCGTGTAACCCTAATACTAAGCTTTATTTTCGCTCATATTGTGGTGGTTTTCCAAAAACACCAAATGACTTTAAATATAAGTTCAGCTGGTCACCACTTGGTGTCCTTAAAGCGCTGACATCACCGGCAAAATGGCTTGAAAATGGAGTTGAGAACACTTCAAAAGGCCCATGGGAAGCATTAAAAGATATACATATCAGTGCGGTAAACGAGACATTTCAGGCCTACCCTAACCGCGATTCAGTGCCATTTGTTGAGCAATACGAGTTTGAACCAACATGGCAAATTGAAGAATTTGTGCGTGGTACGCTACGTTTAAATGGCTGGTCTCAAGCATGGCAATATCTTTTTGATCAAGTGGGTGATCTTCAAGGTGAAGATGGTTTAGCAAAAATGGAAGCGATCAGCCAAGATTTGGAAGAAAAGTACAGTTACGCAGAAGGCGAACCCGACCGTGTAGTTATGTCAGTTGAGCTTGAAGCAAAGCAAGAAGACAACACCGTTTGGCATCAACGTTACTATATGGACGCAGCAGGCAATAATGAGGGGCAAGCGATGGCACGTTTAGTGTCTATTACCGTCGCAATTGGTATTGAAGCGGTTATCAATGGTGATATTCCAGCAGGCGTACATGCAGCACCTAGCCAACCTGAAATTGCACAAAAATGGTTAGATAAACTCTCGGAACTTGGCCAATCAGCACACATTGAACAACTTGTTTAA
- a CDS encoding sodium/sugar symporter gives MKLATLDMGVFIAYVLGLLILALWISREDKQGGKNTEDYFLASKALPWWAIGASLIASNISAEQIIGMSGSGYALGLAIASYEWMAAITLILVGKFMLPIFLKNGIYTMPQYLEQRFDNRVKTTMAIFWLAVYIFVNLTAVLWLGGLAIETVAGVDWMFGMIFLAVFSIAYSLYGGLKAVAYTDILQVVLLVFGGLFLSYLALDAVSGGEGVLAGFGVLTEKVPGHFDMILSKDNEHYMSLPGISVLIGGMWVMNFSYWGFNQYIIQRALAAKDVKEAQKGIAFAAYLKLLMPVIVVLPGIAGVILYPQLTTPDQAYPSMMALMPVGIKGLVFAALVAAIVSSLASMTNSISTIFTMDIYAKMKPGKSQRHYVHIGRIAALLSLAIALIVAEPLLGKFDQAFQYIQEFTGFFTPGIVVIFVMGMFWSKASSAGALSAAIGSAVFSLTLKFAWPELPFMDRVGLVFLMCLALCVAVSLFTDSKATNSSVNLKEVSFSTEKGFNIATVGVIIILTALYATWW, from the coding sequence ATGAAGTTAGCAACATTAGATATGGGCGTGTTTATCGCGTATGTGCTAGGTCTATTGATCTTAGCACTATGGATATCTAGAGAAGACAAACAAGGTGGTAAAAATACTGAGGATTATTTTTTAGCGAGTAAAGCGCTTCCATGGTGGGCGATAGGTGCATCACTAATCGCATCAAATATTTCTGCCGAACAGATTATCGGTATGTCAGGATCGGGTTATGCGCTGGGATTAGCAATTGCTTCCTATGAATGGATGGCTGCAATTACGCTTATTTTGGTTGGTAAATTCATGTTACCCATTTTTTTGAAAAATGGCATATATACCATGCCTCAGTACCTTGAACAGCGTTTCGATAACCGCGTTAAAACAACGATGGCAATATTTTGGTTGGCCGTTTATATATTCGTCAATTTAACGGCTGTTTTATGGTTGGGTGGTTTAGCAATTGAAACCGTTGCTGGTGTTGATTGGATGTTTGGCATGATATTCCTTGCCGTTTTTTCAATTGCTTATTCGTTATATGGAGGCCTAAAAGCTGTTGCATATACCGATATCCTGCAGGTTGTTTTATTGGTTTTTGGTGGTTTATTCTTAAGTTACCTCGCGTTAGACGCAGTGTCTGGAGGCGAAGGTGTATTAGCTGGTTTTGGCGTACTTACCGAAAAAGTGCCTGGTCATTTTGATATGATCCTGAGTAAAGATAACGAACATTACATGAGTTTGCCTGGGATTTCCGTGCTTATCGGTGGTATGTGGGTAATGAACTTTAGTTATTGGGGGTTTAACCAATACATTATCCAACGAGCACTTGCCGCTAAAGATGTAAAAGAAGCGCAAAAAGGGATCGCTTTTGCCGCATATCTCAAATTGTTAATGCCGGTAATTGTGGTACTTCCAGGTATTGCAGGTGTCATTCTTTATCCGCAACTTACCACGCCAGACCAAGCCTATCCTTCTATGATGGCACTAATGCCAGTTGGTATAAAGGGGTTAGTCTTTGCGGCACTTGTTGCAGCGATCGTTTCTTCATTAGCGTCCATGACAAATAGTATTTCTACTATTTTTACTATGGACATTTATGCGAAAATGAAGCCTGGTAAAAGTCAGCGACATTATGTTCACATTGGTCGAATAGCTGCGCTTTTATCTTTGGCAATTGCACTTATCGTTGCAGAACCCTTGCTAGGCAAGTTTGATCAGGCGTTTCAATATATTCAGGAATTTACCGGCTTCTTTACCCCTGGTATCGTGGTGATTTTCGTCATGGGTATGTTTTGGTCAAAAGCGAGCTCTGCTGGTGCGCTTTCTGCAGCAATTGGTTCAGCGGTATTTTCACTTACGTTAAAATTTGCTTGGCCTGAGTTACCATTTATGGATCGTGTTGGATTAGTATTCTTAATGTGCTTAGCACTGTGTGTTGCTGTTTCACTGTTCACAGATAGTAAAGCTACCAACTCAAGTGTTAACCTAAAAGAAGTGAGCTTCTCGACTGAAAAAGGGTTTAATATAGCGACTGTTGGCGTGATTATTATTCTGACCGCGCTCTATGCAACATGGTGGTAA